In the Paenibacillus sp. FSL H7-0357 genome, one interval contains:
- a CDS encoding MBOAT family O-acyltransferase: protein MLFNSYIFMFGFLPVVLAGYFALNRIRLFKYAKLWLALSSLVFYGWWNIRYIPLILLSILFNYTLGWYIHSGKSRPRTLLIFGLSANLLLLGYYKYADFFITNWNGLTGWNAAPLHLLLPLGISFFTFTQIAYLVDTYRHQAREYGLVNYILFVTFFPHLIAGPILHHKEMMPQFDRLRGKLWNWNNVLKGTLLFSIGLGKKVIIADTLAGFANNGFTSAAHFVDSWVAVLSYTLQLYFDFSGYTDMAIGIALLFNIVLPQNFNAPYRALSIRDFWRRWHMTLSRFLRDYIYIPFGGNRKGFWISIRNVIITFLLGGIWHGAGWMFVLWGLLHGVGQAVEKLWARRGTPLPKGIAWLLTFAFINVTWVFFRAENLTIAFRLLKGMSGINGLGTSAVSGLKWAIVLIVILLGVILLRHKTEIQVRSWKTVMAMALIFVISLFFFNRITPFLYFNF, encoded by the coding sequence ATGTTATTTAATTCGTACATCTTTATGTTCGGCTTCCTGCCTGTTGTGCTGGCCGGCTACTTTGCACTAAACCGCATCCGCCTGTTTAAGTACGCCAAGTTGTGGCTTGCGCTGTCCTCTCTGGTCTTCTATGGCTGGTGGAATATCCGCTACATCCCGCTGATCCTCTTGTCCATTCTGTTCAACTACACGCTTGGCTGGTATATACACAGCGGAAAATCCCGCCCCCGCACACTGCTAATCTTCGGCTTAAGCGCCAATCTCCTGCTGCTGGGCTACTACAAATATGCCGATTTTTTCATCACGAACTGGAATGGGCTGACGGGTTGGAATGCGGCTCCCCTTCACCTACTGCTGCCGCTTGGGATCAGCTTTTTCACCTTTACCCAAATTGCCTATCTCGTCGACACCTACCGGCATCAGGCACGTGAATACGGTCTCGTCAATTACATACTATTCGTTACCTTCTTCCCCCATCTGATTGCCGGTCCGATCCTTCACCACAAGGAGATGATGCCTCAGTTCGACAGACTGCGGGGCAAGCTCTGGAACTGGAACAATGTCCTCAAGGGTACCCTGCTGTTCAGTATCGGCCTCGGTAAGAAAGTGATCATCGCGGATACCCTGGCCGGCTTTGCCAATAACGGCTTTACCTCCGCTGCTCATTTCGTGGACTCCTGGGTGGCTGTGCTGTCCTATACCCTCCAGCTTTACTTTGATTTCAGCGGGTACACGGATATGGCGATCGGCATTGCCCTGCTCTTCAATATTGTACTGCCGCAAAATTTCAATGCTCCATATCGCGCCCTGAGTATCCGTGACTTCTGGAGACGCTGGCATATGACGCTCAGCCGCTTCCTTAGGGATTATATCTATATTCCGTTTGGGGGCAACCGCAAGGGCTTCTGGATCTCCATCCGTAATGTGATCATTACCTTTCTGCTTGGCGGCATATGGCATGGGGCAGGCTGGATGTTCGTACTCTGGGGGCTGCTGCACGGAGTCGGGCAAGCGGTAGAGAAGCTGTGGGCACGCCGGGGTACGCCATTGCCCAAGGGTATCGCATGGCTACTCACCTTCGCCTTTATAAATGTAACCTGGGTATTCTTCCGCGCGGAGAATCTTACGATAGCCTTTAGACTATTAAAAGGAATGAGCGGAATAAACGGTTTGGGAACTTCTGCAGTCAGCGGCTTAAAGTGGGCTATCGTCCTAATTGTTATCCTGCTCGGCGTGATCCTGCTGCGGCACAAGACAGAAATTCAGGTGCGAAGCTGGAAGACGGTTATGGCCATGGCTCTGATCTTCGTCATTTCCTTGTTCTTCTTCAACCGTATCACTCCGTTCCTGTATTTTAACTTCTAA
- the mscL gene encoding large conductance mechanosensitive channel protein MscL, giving the protein MWKEFKSFAMKGNVLDLAVAVIIGAAFGKIVTSLVADIIMPLVGMLSGGIDPLKKLSFTFREATVNYGLFLQAVVDFFIISFSIFLVIKLVGKFKRKEVVKVEVVETPAPDPEIALLTEIRDLLRAEKQSEI; this is encoded by the coding sequence ATGTGGAAGGAATTCAAAAGTTTTGCCATGAAAGGAAATGTGCTTGATCTCGCCGTTGCTGTCATCATCGGGGCAGCTTTCGGTAAAATCGTTACCTCCCTGGTCGCCGACATTATTATGCCACTGGTGGGGATGCTTAGCGGAGGGATTGACCCTTTGAAGAAGCTTAGCTTCACTTTCCGAGAGGCAACGGTGAACTACGGCTTGTTCCTGCAGGCAGTGGTAGATTTCTTTATTATTTCTTTTTCCATCTTTTTGGTGATTAAGCTGGTAGGCAAATTTAAACGCAAGGAAGTCGTAAAAGTCGAAGTGGTCGAAACCCCGGCACCAGATCCGGAAATTGCCCTGCTGACAGAAATCCGCGATTTGCTGCGGGCGGAAAAACAGAGTGAAATCTAG
- the ribD gene encoding bifunctional diaminohydroxyphosphoribosylaminopyrimidine deaminase/5-amino-6-(5-phosphoribosylamino)uracil reductase RibD, which produces MDTMNDQFYMALALDMAERAQGQTGINPVVGCVVVKDGAVIGLGTHLQRGTGHAEVHALNMAAGKAQGSTAYVTLEPCSHYGKTPPCSQRLIDEGVARVVVACEDPNPQVAGRGIAMLRDQGIEVEVGLLRSRALRLNEKFIKYILTKQPFVTLKSASTLDGKISTRTGDSKWISNGQAREIVHTLRHRHQGIMVGVNTVIADNPSLTTRMVVPGLNPVRIVIDSSLRIPLDSAVVTDGQAPTVVVTTEAADPVKHEALVAAGVQVIICGTGPRVDLQSAMTKLGEMEIGSILLEGGGTLNGSMLEGGLVDRVVLFFAPKIVGGGAGAAGTFEFPGVGLMKDAITLEGLEVEVLGDNVCISGTPIR; this is translated from the coding sequence ATGGATACAATGAACGACCAGTTTTATATGGCGCTGGCGCTGGATATGGCGGAAAGAGCACAGGGACAGACAGGCATCAACCCGGTGGTGGGCTGTGTTGTAGTGAAGGACGGCGCGGTGATCGGCCTCGGCACTCATTTGCAGCGCGGAACAGGGCATGCCGAGGTGCATGCGCTGAATATGGCGGCCGGCAAGGCGCAGGGAAGTACAGCATATGTGACCCTTGAGCCGTGCAGCCATTACGGCAAGACGCCGCCCTGCAGCCAAAGGCTGATTGATGAAGGTGTAGCTCGTGTAGTGGTAGCGTGTGAAGATCCCAATCCGCAGGTAGCAGGCCGGGGCATAGCCATGCTGCGGGATCAAGGGATCGAAGTTGAAGTGGGGCTGCTGCGCAGCCGTGCCCTGCGGCTGAACGAGAAGTTCATCAAGTACATTCTGACGAAGCAACCTTTTGTCACACTGAAGAGCGCCAGTACACTTGATGGCAAAATCTCTACCCGGACCGGGGACAGCAAGTGGATATCTAACGGGCAGGCACGGGAGATAGTACATACCCTGCGGCACCGTCATCAGGGAATTATGGTCGGCGTCAATACGGTTATTGCCGATAATCCTTCCCTGACCACAAGAATGGTGGTACCCGGACTCAACCCTGTCCGGATTGTGATCGATTCTTCGCTGCGTATCCCGCTGGACTCCGCCGTTGTTACCGACGGGCAGGCACCTACAGTTGTGGTGACTACAGAAGCAGCCGATCCGGTCAAGCATGAGGCGCTTGTGGCGGCAGGGGTTCAAGTCATCATCTGCGGCACGGGGCCGCGCGTGGATCTGCAAAGTGCCATGACTAAGCTGGGCGAGATGGAGATCGGCTCCATACTGCTGGAAGGCGGAGGCACACTGAACGGCTCCATGCTGGAGGGCGGACTGGTTGACCGCGTGGTGCTGTTCTTCGCTCCCAAGATCGTCGGCGGCGGGGCCGGAGCGGCCGGAACCTTCGAATTCCCGGGTGTCGGGCTGATGAAGGACGCCATCACGCTTGAGGGATTGGAAGTGGAAGTGCTCGGGGATAATGTGTGTATCAGCGGCACTCCAATCCGCTAA
- a CDS encoding copper amine oxidase N-terminal domain-containing protein, with product MMSVPHIQIAKTPAQPRGLHARSKKMMTLFLLFLFSFAALAALLTIFLDPLQFYHKSSWYTPVFSQEERYQNPGLAKNYDYNNIIIGTSMTENFLPSQVDKTLGGTTMKLSMEGSTVDEHYKIAKLALGTGKVKQVLWGLDYFSLKLETTKAAKEFPDYLYDGKLWTDYKYWFNSSVYTQLFWPSLKSTLTGEPGKKLEYLNNWNGVVKFGQQYVTKAYLKASGNELYFGLNEENTDQLQAHFNTYILPLLKEYPDVQFYFYYPPYSVMRQVAWNSDNPIRFGNQLVMRKWMYEQFRQFDNVSLYDFQAESKWTFNLDLYKDLSHHSEEVNSWIAEAIGEKNPDYLVTDENIDEFNNKLQSQAESAVTDLSGNLYQSSVQFGGVQLGYTTRLIQGDKELWLTAKDLGPALGAKVEWDGTSKTVTLTSGGHSIAMTVGSSKALVDGTSTDLEAAPLLVGGKVLIPLAFTAEQLGWDVTTDNKGNWIRYSLTP from the coding sequence ATGATGTCAGTACCCCATATTCAAATCGCTAAAACCCCGGCACAGCCACGCGGATTGCATGCCCGTTCCAAAAAAATGATGACTTTATTCCTGCTGTTTCTGTTCTCGTTCGCAGCTCTCGCCGCTCTTCTTACCATATTCCTGGATCCGCTGCAGTTCTATCATAAATCCTCATGGTATACCCCGGTTTTCTCACAGGAGGAACGTTACCAGAATCCCGGGCTGGCCAAAAACTATGATTACAACAATATTATTATCGGGACTTCCATGACCGAGAACTTTCTGCCTTCTCAAGTAGACAAAACCTTAGGCGGAACCACAATGAAGTTGTCTATGGAGGGATCAACTGTCGATGAGCACTATAAAATCGCCAAGCTTGCTCTGGGAACCGGCAAAGTAAAGCAGGTCCTCTGGGGGCTGGATTATTTCTCCCTGAAGCTGGAAACCACAAAGGCGGCAAAAGAATTCCCCGATTATCTGTACGACGGCAAGCTATGGACCGATTACAAGTATTGGTTCAATTCCTCGGTGTATACGCAGTTATTCTGGCCCAGCCTCAAAAGCACACTCACCGGTGAGCCCGGAAAAAAGCTGGAATATCTGAACAATTGGAACGGTGTAGTTAAGTTCGGCCAACAATATGTAACCAAAGCCTACCTGAAAGCCAGTGGCAACGAGTTATACTTCGGGCTTAACGAGGAAAACACCGATCAGCTGCAGGCACATTTCAATACCTATATTCTGCCGCTGCTGAAGGAATATCCTGACGTGCAGTTCTACTTCTATTATCCTCCCTACAGCGTGATGAGGCAGGTTGCCTGGAATTCTGATAATCCTATCCGCTTTGGCAATCAACTGGTGATGCGCAAATGGATGTACGAGCAATTCCGGCAGTTCGATAATGTGTCGCTATATGATTTTCAGGCAGAATCGAAGTGGACGTTCAACCTTGATCTGTACAAGGATCTTAGCCATCACAGCGAAGAAGTTAACAGCTGGATTGCAGAGGCCATCGGAGAGAAGAATCCGGATTATCTTGTAACAGATGAAAACATCGACGAGTTTAACAATAAGTTGCAGTCCCAGGCGGAAAGTGCCGTTACCGACCTCAGCGGGAACCTCTATCAGAGCAGCGTTCAGTTCGGTGGAGTGCAGCTGGGATATACCACCAGGCTGATCCAGGGGGACAAGGAGCTGTGGCTGACTGCCAAAGACCTGGGGCCTGCCCTGGGGGCTAAAGTGGAATGGGATGGAACCAGTAAAACAGTAACGCTAACGTCCGGCGGGCACAGTATTGCAATGACTGTCGGCAGCAGTAAAGCGCTTGTGGACGGCACTAGCACAGACCTGGAAGCCGCTCCGCTGCTCGTCGGAGGCAAAGTCTTGATCCCGCTCGCCTTTACCGCCGAACAATTGGGCTGGGATGTCACTACCGATAATAAGGGGAACTGGATCCGCTACAGCCTTACTCCATAA
- the ribH gene encoding 6,7-dimethyl-8-ribityllumazine synthase — MPNYFEGHLVSEGLKYGVVVGRFNEFITSKLLSGALDAFKRHGVADEEVDVAWVPGVFEIPLICQKMAESGKYDAVIALGTVIRGSTTHYDYVCNEVAKGVAAINLKTGIPTIFGVVTTENIEQAIERSGTKAGNKGWDAATSAIEMANLNKLFK; from the coding sequence ATGCCGAATTATTTTGAAGGACATTTAGTATCCGAGGGTTTAAAATACGGGGTAGTCGTAGGACGTTTCAATGAGTTCATTACAAGCAAGCTGCTGTCCGGTGCACTGGATGCGTTCAAACGCCACGGTGTTGCCGATGAAGAGGTGGATGTGGCATGGGTTCCGGGCGTTTTCGAAATTCCGCTGATTTGCCAAAAGATGGCCGAAAGCGGCAAATATGATGCCGTCATCGCGCTGGGCACCGTCATCCGCGGTTCCACTACGCATTATGATTATGTATGCAACGAAGTGGCTAAAGGGGTGGCAGCCATTAATCTTAAAACGGGTATTCCTACTATTTTCGGTGTTGTTACGACCGAGAATATTGAGCAGGCCATCGAGCGTTCCGGAACCAAAGCAGGCAACAAAGGCTGGGATGCTGCGACGTCGGCTATCGAAATGGCAAACCTTAACAAGCTCTTTAAGTAA
- a CDS encoding bifunctional 3,4-dihydroxy-2-butanone-4-phosphate synthase/GTP cyclohydrolase II, with product MSQEPKQDSVLDPIEDAIYDLMRGKVIIVVDDEDRENEGDFIALAERATPEVINFMIKEGRGLVCLPITAERAEELDLQPMVSQNTDNHGTAFTVSIDHKDTTTGISAGERSMTIKAIMDPNAKPSDFRRPGHMFPLIAKKGGVLRRSGHTEAAVDLARMCGAYPASVICEVVKEDGEMARLPDLIEIAKKHDLKLISIKDLIHYRNEKEHLVTREVSVNLPTDFGLFQTIAYTNEVDDKEHVALVKGDISGEEPVLVRVHSECLTGDVFHSHRCDCGPQFEAALRQIEAAGRGVLLYMRQEGRGIGLINKLRAYKLQEEGLDTVDANLKLGFPADLRDYGIGAQILKDLGVRQIKLLTNNPRKIKGLEGYGLEVVERVPIQMPENKDNTNYLHTKQAKLGHLLTFDNIEQNEDSKI from the coding sequence ATGAGCCAAGAGCCCAAGCAAGACAGCGTCCTGGACCCGATTGAAGACGCTATTTATGATTTGATGCGCGGCAAGGTGATCATCGTAGTTGATGATGAGGACCGCGAGAATGAAGGAGACTTCATTGCTCTTGCCGAACGCGCTACACCGGAAGTAATTAATTTCATGATTAAGGAAGGCCGGGGGCTGGTCTGCCTGCCGATTACGGCGGAACGTGCGGAGGAGCTGGATCTGCAGCCGATGGTCAGCCAGAATACTGACAATCATGGCACTGCTTTTACCGTGTCCATCGACCATAAAGATACCACAACCGGTATTTCCGCAGGTGAAAGATCCATGACCATCAAAGCGATTATGGACCCCAACGCCAAACCGTCCGATTTCCGCAGACCGGGGCATATGTTCCCGCTGATTGCCAAGAAAGGCGGCGTACTGCGCCGTTCCGGCCACACTGAGGCTGCTGTTGACCTAGCCCGCATGTGCGGCGCATATCCGGCAAGCGTCATCTGTGAAGTGGTCAAAGAAGACGGAGAGATGGCCCGGCTGCCGGATCTGATCGAGATCGCCAAGAAACATGATCTGAAGCTGATCAGCATCAAGGACCTGATCCATTACCGCAACGAGAAGGAGCATTTAGTCACCCGTGAAGTTTCAGTGAATCTGCCTACGGATTTCGGTCTTTTCCAGACGATTGCCTACACGAACGAAGTGGATGACAAAGAGCATGTCGCGCTGGTCAAAGGCGACATTTCCGGCGAGGAGCCGGTGCTGGTCCGTGTGCATTCCGAATGTCTGACCGGTGACGTGTTCCACTCGCACCGCTGCGACTGCGGGCCGCAATTTGAAGCAGCGCTGCGCCAGATTGAAGCGGCTGGCAGAGGAGTACTGCTCTACATGCGCCAGGAAGGCAGAGGCATCGGCCTCATTAATAAGCTGCGTGCCTACAAGCTGCAGGAGGAAGGTCTGGATACGGTGGATGCCAACCTGAAGCTCGGCTTCCCGGCAGACCTGCGAGACTACGGTATCGGGGCACAGATTCTTAAGGATCTTGGCGTACGCCAGATCAAACTGCTGACCAACAACCCGCGCAAGATCAAGGGACTGGAAGGCTACGGCCTTGAGGTTGTGGAGCGTGTGCCGATTCAAATGCCGGAGAACAAGGACAACACGAATTATCTTCATACGAAGCAGGCCAAGCTGGGACATTTACTGACTTTTGACAATATTGAACAAAATGAAGATTCCAAAATTTAA
- a CDS encoding riboflavin synthase — translation MFTGLIEEIGVLRSVSSGGEMMVLNIGASLIMDDLKIGDSVSVNGVCLTATSLGDHYFTVDVMPQTYRNSNLKELRTGGKMNLERAMAAGGRFGGHIVQGHVDGTGEIRSVKRDQNAVVFEIAPDRKSLFKYIIPKGSITIDGISLTVVNTTAAAFTVSIIPHTLGETVLTHKRSGDSINIECDVLGKYVDHLLHYSAGAGHEEDENSSRISRDFLAANGFV, via the coding sequence ATGTTCACCGGCTTAATTGAGGAGATCGGTGTGCTGCGCAGTGTCTCCAGCGGAGGCGAGATGATGGTGCTGAATATCGGCGCTTCCCTCATTATGGATGACCTGAAGATTGGCGACAGTGTATCCGTCAACGGGGTCTGCCTGACCGCAACGTCTTTAGGCGACCATTATTTTACCGTCGATGTGATGCCCCAGACCTACCGCAACAGCAACCTGAAGGAGCTGCGGACCGGCGGCAAAATGAATCTGGAACGGGCAATGGCCGCCGGCGGGCGTTTCGGCGGGCATATCGTTCAGGGGCATGTCGACGGCACCGGCGAAATCCGGAGCGTGAAGCGTGACCAGAATGCGGTTGTGTTCGAAATTGCACCGGACCGCAAATCGCTGTTCAAATACATTATTCCTAAAGGCTCCATCACGATTGACGGCATCAGCCTGACGGTCGTAAATACGACGGCTGCAGCGTTTACCGTGTCGATTATTCCGCACACGCTTGGAGAAACTGTACTTACGCACAAACGCTCAGGCGACAGCATCAACATTGAGTGTGACGTGCTTGGCAAGTATGTGGATCATCTCCTGCATTACAGTGCGGGCGCAGGACATGAGGAAGATGAGAACAGTTCCCGGATCAGCCGCGATTTCCTGGCGGCCAACGGGTTTGTATAA
- a CDS encoding segregation and condensation protein A — protein sequence MTVLYKLETFEGPLDLLLHLIDKAEIDIQDIPVSVITEQYMDYLQTMQELELDITSEFLVMAATLLSIKSKLLLPKPPVIEIEDFDYYEDDGYDPRAELVQRLIEYRKFKNIAVQLLDMESERSLIFTKEPEDLGPFVPTQIDNTLKGLHTSDLIAAFRKALSKAARRSSYQRITRDEISVKDRIRDVSEALQRKGVGGRLRFSALLHDEMARHEIVTTFLAILELMKMKAIYCYQEKLFEDIVMEWRGGEEFSGLQNAEIDY from the coding sequence GTGACTGTATTGTACAAGCTGGAGACGTTCGAAGGTCCGCTCGATCTGCTCTTGCATCTAATTGACAAAGCGGAAATCGACATCCAGGACATTCCGGTCAGCGTGATTACCGAACAGTACATGGATTACCTGCAAACGATGCAGGAGCTTGAACTGGATATCACCAGCGAATTTCTCGTTATGGCTGCAACCCTGTTGTCCATCAAGAGCAAGCTGCTGCTGCCGAAGCCGCCGGTCATTGAGATCGAGGATTTCGACTATTACGAGGATGATGGCTATGATCCGCGTGCAGAACTGGTTCAGCGGCTGATTGAATACCGTAAATTCAAGAACATTGCTGTGCAGCTGCTGGATATGGAGAGCGAACGCAGTCTGATCTTTACGAAGGAGCCGGAGGATCTGGGTCCTTTCGTGCCGACGCAGATTGATAACACACTGAAAGGGTTACATACGTCTGACCTCATCGCCGCATTCCGCAAGGCGCTTAGCAAGGCGGCTCGAAGATCCTCTTATCAGCGGATTACCCGCGATGAAATTTCAGTCAAGGACCGGATTCGTGATGTTTCAGAGGCGCTGCAGCGCAAAGGGGTGGGCGGCAGGCTGCGCTTCTCGGCGCTGCTGCATGATGAGATGGCCAGACATGAGATCGTGACTACCTTTCTGGCGATCCTGGAGCTGATGAAGATGAAGGCCATTTACTGTTATCAGGAGAAATTGTTTGAGGATATTGTGATGGAGTGGAGAGGAGGAGAGGAATTCAGTGGATTACAAAACGCTGAAATCGATTATTGA